The Rissa tridactyla isolate bRisTri1 chromosome 16, bRisTri1.patW.cur.20221130, whole genome shotgun sequence genome includes a window with the following:
- the CTNNBIP1 gene encoding beta-catenin-interacting protein 1, with amino-acid sequence MNREGVPGKSPEEMYIQQKVRVLLMLRKMGSNLTASEEEFLRTYAGVVNSQLSQLPQHSIDQGAEDVVMAFSRSETEDRRQ; translated from the exons aTGAACCGTGAGGGTGTCCCCGGAAAGAGTCCGGAGGAGATGTATATTCAGCAGAAAGTGAGAGTCCTGCTCATGCTGAGGAAGATGGGATCAAAT CTGACTGCTAGTGAAGAGGAGTTCTTGCGCACGTACGCAGGTGTAGTGAATAGCCAACTTAGCCAGCTTCCTCAACACTCAATTGATCAGG GTGCTGAGGATGTTGTCATGGCGTTTTCCAGATCAGAGACAGAAGACAGAAGACAGTAA